A region of the Mycobacterium sp. NBC_00419 genome:
TTCCGTAGCCGTGCTCACCGGCACGCAGCCCGTAGTCGGCGTCGTCCCACTTGATGAACAGCGGAAGCGGCTGCCCGAGTTCCTCGGCGACCTGGCGCGGGATCATGCACATCCACCAGCCGTTGTAGTCGACGTCGATGCGGCGGTGCAGGGCAAGGCTGCGCTCGTCGTCGTCACTGAGCGGGTACTTGGCGAAGTCGTGGTCGTACTCGGTGTGGGGCGCATTGGTCCACATGAAGTTGGACCGGTCGACGACCTCGCCCATGACGTGCAGATGCGACGGCTCCTGCAGGTTGAGCATCTGCCCACCGATGAGGGTGGGGGTCTTGGCGAAGCGGTTGAGCGCCAGGGCACGCAGCACCGAGTCGGGCTCGATGCGGATGTCGTCGTCCATGAACAGGATCTGCTCACAGTCGGTGTTCTTCAGCGCCTCGTACATCACGCGGCTGTAGCCGCCGGAGCCACCGAGGTTGGGCTGGTTGTGAATCGTGAGCCGGTCGCCCAAACGCGCTGCGGCGGCAGGGAAGTCAGGATGTGCGCAGGCTTTGTCGGCACCCTGGTCGGTGACGATCACCGCACCGATGACCTCGTCCACCAATGGATCCGACGTCAGGGCCTTGAGGGCATTAACGCAGTCGGCCGGGCGGTTGAAGGTCGGGATACCGACGGTGATGTTGGCCCGCGAGGGAGCGGGCACGGATGCGTACCAAGCGGCCTTGTGCAACGTCACCTTGGTGTCGGTGGTGATGTCGAACCAGATCCAGCCGCCGTCCTCGAACGGGTCCAGGCCGATCTCGAACTCGGCGGCCGTGGGTGTCTCGGCGTCCGGGCTGGTGACCTCGGTGCCACCGACGGTGATGCGGGCCCCGGTGGCCTTGGAGCGGTAGACGTCGACGCGCGCCGATCCGGTGAGCTCGACTCGCAGCACCACCGAGTCCAGCGTCGACCACCGGCGCCAATAGCTGGCCGGGAACGCGTTGAAGTAGGTGGCGAACGAGACCTCGGACTCCGAGCCGATCTCCAGCGTGGTGCGGTTGGGTGCGTGCGCGCGCCGGGAATTGGTCTCGGACTCTTCGATATAGAGCTTGCGGACGTCCAGCGGTTCACCGGGGCGCGGCAGGATCACGCGGGCCAGCAGGCTCACCGCTCTGGTCTCGCCGGTCGCGATGGGCCCGGACGGGATGTCGCTCATTCTGTGCTGCTTTCCGTAAGCGGGGTCCCGTCGCGCAGATGGGGCGCCAGGACGTTGTCGAACATGCTCAGCGCGCTGGCAATGGCCATGTGCATGTCCAGATACTGATAAGTGCCCAGCCTGCCACCAAAGAGTACTTTCGCCGAGGCGGTCTCCTCCTTGGCTCTGGCCCGGTAGGAGGCCAGCAGCGCGCGGTCGGATTCGGTGTTGATCGGGTAGTACGGCTCGTCGTCGTCATCGGCGAAGCGGGAGTACTCCCGCATGATCACGGTTTTGTCGGTGGGGTACTGCCGCTCGGGATGGAAGTGCCGGAACTCGTGGATGCGGGTGTAGGGCACGTCGAGGTCGTTGTAATTCATCACCGGCGTGCCCTGGAAGTCCCCGGTTGGCAGCACCTCGACCTCGAAGTCCAGGGTGCGCCAGCCCAGCCGTCCCTCGGCGTAGTCGAAGTAGCGGTCCAGCGGACCGGTGTAGATCACCGGGGCCTCGGGGGCCGCAGCACGGAGTTCTTCACGGACGTCGAACCAGTCGGTGTCGGTGCGCACCTCGATGCGCTCGTCGGCGGCCATGTTCTCCAGCCACTTCGTGTAGCCGTCGACCGGCAGGCCCTCGTAGGTGTCGTTGAAGTAGCGATTGTCGAAGGTGTAGCGGACCGGCAGCCGGGTGATATTGGCCGCGGGCAGTTCCTTGGGGTCGGTCTGCCACTGCTTGGCGGTGTAGTCCCGCACGAACGCCTCGTAGAGCGGCCGGCCGATCAACGAGATGGCCTTCTCCTCGAGGTTCTGCGCGTCGGCGATGTCGATCTCGGCGGACTGCTCGGCGATCAGGGCCCGCGCCTCGGCCGGGCTGTAGTACCGGCCGAAGAACTGGGCGACCAGGCCCAGGCCCATCGGGAACTGGTAGGCCTGGCCGTTGTGCATGGCGAACACGCGATGCTGGTAGCCGGTGAAGTCGGTGAACTGGCGGACGTAGTCCCACACTCTGGTGTTCGACGTGTGGAACAGGTGAGCGCCGTACTTGTGGATCTCGATGCCGGTCTGCGGCTCGGGTTCGGAATAGGCATTGCCGCCGATATGGCTGCGACGCTCGACGACCAGGACGCGCTTGCCCAGTTGGGTGGCCGCGCGTTCAGCGATCGTCAGGCCGAAGAAGCCCGAGCCGACGACGAAGAGATCAGGGGGGCCGGTGGGCAGGAGCGGAGCGACCCGGGAATCAGGAAAGGTCATCGGCGCCTAGGGTATCCGACCCGGCCTATGTGACCCGCATCTCAAGCCGGGGTGCCATCAGGAGAAGTAGTGGCGTTCCATCTCAATCAAGGTCGCGATTGGCTCACGATTCCGCATCGTCACTCTAGACACACTAGTCACAGCCGTACCATCGAACACGTTGGCTTCGGTCTCGGCGCACGGCCGAATTTCGGGGCTCGCGAAAGAAGTTCAGACATGAACTGATGTCTACATTGAGGAGACTTCCGTGCCTAACCGTCGTCGACGCAAGCTCTCGACAGCCATGAGCGCAGTCGCCGCCTTGGCCGTCGCAAGTCCGTTTGCAGCCGTTGGTGTCATCGAACTGACGTCCAACACCGCGGCACCAGAGCACCATGATTTCGTCCAGGCCGCTGTCGTCACCGACCTGCCTAACGAATTGCTGTCCGCACTCCAGCAGGGTCTGTCGCAGTTCGGGATCAACATCCCTCCGCTGCCGACAGGCTTGAGCCCGGCAGGCGCGCAGCCCGTTCAGGCCGGGCCGGCACTGACCACGCCGGGGCTCACCGCCCCCGGTCTGACCACCCCGAGCCTGACCACCCCTGGTCTGACCACCCCGAGCCTGACCACGCCCGGTCTGACCACTCCTGGCCTGACCACGCCGGGGCTGACCACGCCCAGCCTGACCACGCCGGGGCTGACCACGCCCAGCCTGACCACGCCCAGTCTGACCACGCCGGGTCTGACCACACCCGGTCTGACCACACCTGGTCTGACGACGCCGAGTGCGACGCTTCCGGGCGGCGCGGCGGCCACGACGCCGTCGCTCACCGATCCGGGCCTGACCACGCCGGGTCTGACGACACCCCAGCTGGGGACCCCGTCACTCACCAGCCCGTCGGCCACCGGTATCGGACTGCCCAACGAGCAGCCGATCAGCGCGCCCCTGGGCCCGGTCGCCGGGACCTACCCGATCCTCGGTGATCCCTCGCTGGGGGTGCCGACCGCGCCGACCAGCTCGGGCGGGATCATCAGCGATCTGAGCAGCGCAGCCAACCAGCTTGGTGTTGGGCAGGCCGTTGACCTGCTCAAAGGTGTCCTGATGCCGTCGATCACGCAGGCGATTCAAGGCGCCTCGTCGGCGGCCGCGGCGGCACCTGCAGCAGCGGCTCCGGCCGGATAAGAAGCCTGCATCAGAACGGCACCGCAGGGTGGGGCCGACCGGAAGGTCTGTGCACCCGGAGAGGCCCCTGCGGTGCCGTTGCAGGAACCAATAATCACTTTCTGCACACTGGCCCGTGTCGAAACACTGGCATCAGATATCACATACGTAACATCGCTGTGTGCCGTCTCGACGACCCACACCGACGATCCTGTTCACCGCGCTCGCGGCGACTGTCGTCATCCTGCCGTGGGCAATCAACGGAGTACCCGGATCCGAGCACAAGGACGGACCCAGCGCTGCTGACACGGTGCTCAACCAACAACCCTTGACCGGGCTGGGCGACGGCCAGACGATCCGCGAGATCAGCCAGTCCGCGCCGTTCTCGATGGTGGCACTCACCGGCACCGACCTGACCGGAACCACCGCCGAGGTGCGGGCCAAGCGGCCGGACGGCTCCTGGGGCCCCTGGTACAAGGCCGACACACTGGAATCCAACGCAGACGACGGCCAGTCCGGCGGACCCCGCGGCACCGACCCGGTGTTCGTCGGCACCACCACCGCCGTGCAGATCGCCGTCAACAGGCCCAAGGGCGCTCCCGTCACCACCGCGCCCCCCGAGCACGGCCTGGATGCCGGCAAGGAACTCGGCTACGTGCCGGCCAACGTCGAACAGCCCTTCGCGCAGAACATCTCAGCGGTCCTGATCACACCGCCCAAGGCGCCGGTCGACTCGCAGTGGACACCGCCGACCGCGGCACTGGGACCCGGCCAGCCACCGAATATCATCAGCCGTTCCCAATGGGGCGCTGACGACCACATGCGTTGTGGTGCACCGATATACGGCGGTGGAATACGGGCCGCAGTCGTCCACCACACCGCGGGCAGCAACGACTACGCGCCGGAGGATTCGGCTGCGATCGTACGATCGATCTACGCATATCACACCCGCACACTGGGCTGGTGCGACATTGCCTACAACGCGCTGGTGGACAAGTACG
Encoded here:
- a CDS encoding N-acetylmuramoyl-L-alanine amidase, with translation MPSRRPTPTILFTALAATVVILPWAINGVPGSEHKDGPSAADTVLNQQPLTGLGDGQTIREISQSAPFSMVALTGTDLTGTTAEVRAKRPDGSWGPWYKADTLESNADDGQSGGPRGTDPVFVGTTTAVQIAVNRPKGAPVTTAPPEHGLDAGKELGYVPANVEQPFAQNISAVLITPPKAPVDSQWTPPTAALGPGQPPNIISRSQWGADDHMRCGAPIYGGGIRAAVVHHTAGSNDYAPEDSAAIVRSIYAYHTRTLGWCDIAYNALVDKYGQVFEGRAGGITKDVQGSHTGGFNRDVWGVSMIGDFETVPPDDVMIRTVGRLLGWRMGLDRVNPLGTVQLTSAGGDYTFFPAGSTPTLPTIFAHRDVGNTECPGNAGYAALPVIRDIAARFNRPPDIVDSLRGGAIFDRWEAMGGKDGPLGAPSSPEAAGDGDARYATFEHGAVYWSPSSGAQPLTGAIYEAWASLGYERGALGLPTSGEIQEPEWIVQNFQHGTLNFDRQTHNVLRVIDGLTLVMPPPPVDGPPVQLERFTRIANPILEPAG
- the glf gene encoding UDP-galactopyranose mutase translates to MTFPDSRVAPLLPTGPPDLFVVGSGFFGLTIAERAATQLGKRVLVVERRSHIGGNAYSEPEPQTGIEIHKYGAHLFHTSNTRVWDYVRQFTDFTGYQHRVFAMHNGQAYQFPMGLGLVAQFFGRYYSPAEARALIAEQSAEIDIADAQNLEEKAISLIGRPLYEAFVRDYTAKQWQTDPKELPAANITRLPVRYTFDNRYFNDTYEGLPVDGYTKWLENMAADERIEVRTDTDWFDVREELRAAAPEAPVIYTGPLDRYFDYAEGRLGWRTLDFEVEVLPTGDFQGTPVMNYNDLDVPYTRIHEFRHFHPERQYPTDKTVIMREYSRFADDDDEPYYPINTESDRALLASYRARAKEETASAKVLFGGRLGTYQYLDMHMAIASALSMFDNVLAPHLRDGTPLTESSTE
- a CDS encoding glycosyltransferase produces the protein MSDIPSGPIATGETRAVSLLARVILPRPGEPLDVRKLYIEESETNSRRAHAPNRTTLEIGSESEVSFATYFNAFPASYWRRWSTLDSVVLRVELTGSARVDVYRSKATGARITVGGTEVTSPDAETPTAAEFEIGLDPFEDGGWIWFDITTDTKVTLHKAAWYASVPAPSRANITVGIPTFNRPADCVNALKALTSDPLVDEVIGAVIVTDQGADKACAHPDFPAAAARLGDRLTIHNQPNLGGSGGYSRVMYEALKNTDCEQILFMDDDIRIEPDSVLRALALNRFAKTPTLIGGQMLNLQEPSHLHVMGEVVDRSNFMWTNAPHTEYDHDFAKYPLSDDDERSLALHRRIDVDYNGWWMCMIPRQVAEELGQPLPLFIKWDDADYGLRAGEHGYGTVTMPGTAIWHMAWSDKDDAIDWQAYFHLRNRLVVSALHWDGPVRGLLVSSLKATFKHLLSLEYSTVAIQNKAIADFLAGPEHIFSILESALPEVRSMRAQYPDAVVLAGATSLPKPSGRTRVHKPPVSLPAIGFRLARGVLHQLRKENPDHHERPQLNVPTQDARWFLLCKVDGVTVTTADGRGVVFRQRDRAKMFALLRASMRQHIRLARKYNRMRKVYRQALPVLSSKEKWETVLFDKAAVNA